In Hyphomicrobiales bacterium, the sequence GGCATCTCGCCCGTTAGGACTGGCCGCTCATCCCTGCCCGTAAGCTGGATATGAACCGTCTCCAGGCCGAGCAATTTCAATCCGAAAGCCATCAGAAGGCTCGTGTTGGTTCTGATGGAATTCGCGTTCGAGCCGCTGATCAGGAAAACCTCCATCTCGCTTCCTTTCGAATCCTTAACGCTTCCGATTCGGAAGGAAGCTATCAGTGGTCAAATCCGAGATCCAGCTAAAAAGACAAATTTTCGTCATTTAAGAGCAAATTTTGTCCTTATAGACAAATTGTTGACAAGGTGGATTCCGGGCTCTTCCTGTGCTTTTTCAACGAAATGTTTCCTTCCGGACGGATTTTGAAGGCAGCCCGCGTTGGCATGGGATTGAATCCCGACGAGGTCGCTGAGGAAGCGGGAATCAGTCGCGCTTCCCTGAGCCGACTGGAGGCGGGGTCATTGTCCGTCAGCGTGAAAGTGGCCGATTCCGTCCGGAAAGTTTTGGAAAATTACGGAGTGAGGTTTCTCACTGGCGACG encodes:
- a CDS encoding HTH cro/C1-type domain-containing protein, with amino-acid sequence MDSGLFLCFFNEMFPSGRILKAARVGMGLNPDEVAEEAGISRASLSRLEAGSLSVSVKVADSVRKVLENYGVRFLTGDGAVGPSIRFPVDYQG